From Solwaraspora sp. WMMD1047, the proteins below share one genomic window:
- a CDS encoding type II secretion system F family protein: MTPAWLALVTVVGAGFGLGLFLTVHELLPASPALGPALARLQPQPGEVPGRRTAWQRLTSRAHPIVPATDLRLLGRTPEEFVTSLAVVTLIGLALPSTLLGLLALIGRGFGPGVPVIAALICAAFLVALLYRDVASKAAEARRECRRAVCLFIDLAALQRAAGRGTEESLRRAASKGSGWVFTRIRQALLRAELEVTPPWTGLHRLGADMGVPELGDLGDIMQSAGVSGAQVYRTLRARAASLRGQIRADELARAELRTSQLEIPGALLLIVLMLLALYPFLARLLAGPQVN, encoded by the coding sequence GTGACCCCCGCCTGGCTCGCCCTCGTCACCGTCGTCGGTGCCGGTTTCGGCCTCGGGCTGTTCCTCACCGTCCACGAGCTCCTGCCGGCCAGCCCGGCCCTCGGCCCGGCCCTGGCACGTCTGCAACCCCAGCCCGGCGAGGTGCCCGGCCGGCGGACGGCGTGGCAGCGGCTCACCTCCCGGGCACATCCGATCGTGCCGGCGACGGACCTGCGGCTGCTCGGCCGTACGCCGGAGGAGTTCGTGACCAGCCTGGCCGTGGTCACGTTGATCGGGCTGGCGCTGCCGTCGACCTTGCTCGGCCTGCTGGCCCTGATCGGGCGAGGATTCGGGCCTGGCGTACCGGTGATCGCGGCGCTGATCTGCGCCGCTTTCCTCGTCGCGCTCCTCTACCGCGATGTCGCCAGCAAGGCGGCCGAGGCGCGGCGGGAGTGCCGCCGGGCCGTTTGCCTCTTCATCGACCTGGCGGCGCTGCAACGCGCCGCTGGCCGGGGCACCGAGGAGTCGCTACGTCGGGCCGCCAGCAAAGGCAGCGGCTGGGTCTTCACCCGGATCCGGCAGGCGTTGCTCCGGGCCGAGCTGGAGGTCACACCGCCGTGGACCGGGCTGCACCGGCTGGGCGCCGACATGGGCGTACCCGAGCTGGGCGACCTCGGCGACATCATGCAGTCCGCCGGGGTGTCCGGAGCTCAGGTCTACCGGACGCTGCGGGCCCGCGCGGCGTCGCTGCGTGGCCAGATCCGCGCTGACGAGCTGGCCCGCGCCGAGCTGCGTACCTCTCAGCTGGAGATCCCCGGCGCGCTGCTGCTCATCGTCCTGATGTTGCTCGCGCTCTACCCGTTTCTCGCCCGGCTGCTCGCCGGCCCACAGGTGAACTGA
- a CDS encoding TadE family protein, with the protein MRPGRPSGHGRRPDQGSASIELAILFPIFVVLIMLGVQVALVFSGRNVALAAAQLGAAAESAYGAEPGAGESRAAGYLNRMGDLLTDWEIAVTPVAEDGDEPTAVRVTVTGDALSWFGLDLTVSQTAYAGLERFTTEDEP; encoded by the coding sequence GTGAGACCGGGCCGGCCGAGCGGCCACGGGCGGCGGCCGGACCAGGGCTCGGCCTCGATAGAGCTGGCCATCCTCTTCCCGATCTTCGTGGTGCTGATCATGCTCGGCGTCCAGGTCGCACTGGTCTTCTCGGGACGGAACGTCGCGTTGGCAGCCGCGCAGCTCGGGGCCGCGGCCGAGTCGGCCTACGGTGCCGAGCCGGGTGCGGGGGAGTCCCGCGCGGCGGGCTACCTGAATCGGATGGGCGACCTGCTCACCGACTGGGAGATCGCCGTGACGCCGGTCGCCGAGGACGGCGACGAGCCGACGGCCGTCCGGGTCACCGTCACGGGCGACGCGCTGAGCTGGTTCGGGCTGGACCTGACCGTCAGCCAGACCGCGTACGCGGGCCTGGAACGCTTCACCACGGAGGACGAGCCGTGA